ttgattgtttaatttattttaataatataaaattaaacaaaaaatgatggagcagatatacattgttatcaaatctttattattaaactcattaattgtcatatatatattagtcatttatggtaattccgtaggttttatttaaggaaagaaaatatcatatcatatcattatatcatatagtttgaccaacttatgtatctaacaacatataaaaatcgaatgtggacctacttatttttcaattgaatgtaattgactacctaattgagtgccacctatgcattggagcctcttttaattaatacaaaattgaggttacatcttttcaaatgttcctcaattaatatataagggatttcaGAAATTAATGTAGATTTTGGTATTTGTTCGAATTCAGTTTTGTGGTTTTTATGGgttttcaataatattttgtgtttagATACCTTTTGCATGAACCACCTAACTACATGATCCGTTTGGATATTCTAAAGTTCAGATCGGATTtggattcagatttttttggATCATATTCAGTTATCTCGGATTCCACCTGGTTGTGACATGAAACACAAGAAATCAAGACACAATGTTATAAACACGTCTTCAGGTTTACATCTCTAGCCATCCTTCATGCGGTGTAACTGTGTAAGTACACCAAAGACTCAGTGAAAGATCGTTCATAAACCCCAGTAAATGATTAAAATCTTTGCTtgcttatcaaaaaaaaaatctttcttaAAATTTCTGTAGATTCATTGCAGTATATACTAAGCTTCTCAGAGTACATACCGTAGAGAGCGTGCAATTCAGAGATTTCAATTAGCCTATTGTGTCCACACTACTGACATATTCTATGTAAAAGACTTCCACATTTGATACAAATATCATCATCCAAAAGGTTATACATGTTGATGAGTACATTTGTATGGGTTGTTCATAGGCTGTTGTATCTATACATCTGTGTACAAAAGCATATATTAAACTGTAGGAAGCATTTTTCACATATCtagtttatttttgtaacaaaataggATCACCAATCACTGATGTCTTCTTAGATCTCACATGAATCAGACCGACCAAACAATGCATAACGGTTGTTTGCAACATTTTCATACAGAAAGTCCCTCACAAACCTGCAGAAAATATGGATAGCAAATTGTTTATAACATCACTTACTCACAAGAGGCAATTTACGTTTCCTTGGGCTATTTAAACATGTGAAGCGAAAACTTACAGAGGCGAAAACTGCAAAAAGAAGGCAAGCTGTGGAAATGGCAAGTCAATGTATTTCATGATCTTCAAAACCGCTTCTGATTTTACGTAAGACCTGAACAAAAACACACATATGTAACACACCTAAGCAATATAGCTGAtagatttttgaaaaacctATAATAGTTTCTCTCGATTTATTAACTTAGCCAACAAgcttatttatacaaaatacatAACTTATGTACAAggtatttacatatataataacatGAAATTAACTAACTCATACACAAATGCTATTTTCCCTAATAATCACAAGAAAATATATTCTAGCATCTACTATCATGTAACAAAAGTTTtgcttttctatatatatatatatatgttgttacCTATCTTTCTCGACAAGTACCACACTAGATATATCATCAGGAGCACGTCCTGACCGCACCAACAGCTTCTTTCCTGCTTCGCTCTGTAATGCCTCAAACCTTATGCTCCTGAACACCCATATCATAGTTCCATTTCCTTATATTTGGCTCTCTCAGTGAACAAAACTAAAAGTTCTAATACTACAATGGTTGCCTCAAATCAGACACTAACCTGTTTCGATCATGGTCTCGGACAAACTTCACGCCTCCATTACAGAGATTGCAAACACCTAATAACACACAAATAAGTATCGAATTTTACTTGATACGTTCTTCTACAGACCCAGAAACGTGATAAAGAAGTCAGCGATTAGATCAAAGTGATTACTGATTACCGTCGAACAACATGATGGGCCTCTTGTCTTGTTCGAAAAAGCTTGAAGTTTCCTTGACCCAGTCCACTGAAGTGCGTGGGTTAGCAGAAGCAGAGACTCTTACCCTACCTTGCGCACGAGACGGAACGGTTAACCGCCCGAAACTCGCCGGAGCAAGGATTGCCATCTCAATCTCCGGAGAGCCACACAAAATTTGATAGTTTGATTTTATTTTCGGAAATAAGAATAGATTTATATGATAAAGGAGTAAAATAATGCCACGTCATCCAAATATAGCCACTCAATTCAAGGATTTAAACCACGTCACTATAAATGTAGACGCTTTAAATTGGGAAACCGCTCCCTTAGTATTCTCTTCTTCTGCTTCGCTAGAAACAACGTTCGTCTCTGCGATCTGAAACGTCGAAGGTGAAAGATGGGTTTGGTGGGAGAAACCGTAGACTCAATTAAATCTATTCAGATTCGTCAGCTTCTCACTCAGGCCATCAGACTTGGTTAGTTCTTCGTTTCCTCTCATGTTAATCTAGTTCAATGCGATTTCCTTGATCGAAGTTTGAGTAACTTGCATGTAGCTACTAGCTAGTAGGGTTCGCTATTGTATGAACGTTGCGGCTCCAAATACCCTTATGAGAATTCTTGAGAATTTAGCAAAATTCTTGAGTGGACTGGGTCAAGGAAACTTCAAGCTTTATTTGGGTTAGCAGAAGCAGAGACTCTTATGTACAAATCAACAATAGTTTTATTTGGGTTTAGTCATATTTAGGCATGGTTTTAATTGAGTTTATACTATCAATGTCTTTAAACAGAAAATGTCCATCTAGACACTAATTTGACACCCTAATCTCAATTTGTTGTCTGATAGGGATGATTGTCACGTCTGCTTTGATCATATGGAAAGCTTTGATTTGTGTCACTGGAAGTGATTCCCCTGTCGTGGTTGTTCTCTCCGAAAGCATGGAACCTGGTTTTCAGAGGGTAAATGAAATCACTGAAATGGCTTACATTTTGTAGCGGTGTTGCTTGCTTCTATCTAGACGGATATGTAACTGATAATCTATTTTGATGTGTCAACATATTTCTGTTTTACTCAATAGTGGAATGAATTTGGTATCGTGTAGGGTGATATATTGTTCTTGCACATGAGTAAGGACCCCATTCGAGCTGGCGAGATTGTTGTTTTCAATATTGATGtaagtttccttttcttttgctTAGTTTTGATTCAGTGATTCATCGTGGGATCTTTCTCCTAACTCGTATTTTGATTCATGCTTCTCTTTTTAGGGTCGTGATATTCCAATTGTCCATCGTGTCATTATGGTAAAGTTTCTCTAGATTTCCTCATTATCACCTATATGATTCTGATTTTTTTAGGTTATTACATTACAGGTTCACGAAAGGGAAAATACTGGAGAAGTCGATGTTTTGACAAAAGGTGCCGGTTTTATTGATCTAAAGTTAGTTTAgttgtttataatatttgttattatcCAACGCCCATTCACATGTTCATTTCTATTGTTTCCAGGTGACAATAACCCTGAAGATGATAGACTTCTCTATGCTAAAGGTCAGCTTTGGCTTAATCGACATCATATAATGGGTCGTGCTGTCGGGTAATTAATTTACTTTAATCACTTATTTGTATAGTGTTTAAACCGGAATTAATCTGTAGTTACTCATAAATGGttttaccttctttttttttctgcttcAGCTTCTTGTCTTATGTTGGATGGGTGACTATAATCATGACAGAAAAACCTATCATCAAGGTCAATACATTCTCTGTTCTCGCTCTATGATCCATCCGTGATGAATACTCTATGACATTTTTGCatcttctcttgttcttcttacaGTATATTCTCATAGGTACATTGGGTTTACTCGTTATATCGTCCAAAGATTGATTTGAGTCTTTTTTGAAAAGGAATGGACTCTGCATGCAAGCCCTTTGGTTTATCATAATCTAGTTGTTGATTTGAGTCTTTGTTGTTTCAATGGAGAAAAAAACAAGTTAAAAGGTCATTTTGTGGTCTAGACCAGTTAAAAATAGTACAATCAGAAAGCTAAGTTTTAATCATGGAGATTACCTTAAAATCAAGATTTGCCTTCTTATGAAAAGACTTGTTggaaaatcaaattaaaatcaaattgaagctcGACAACATGAAACAGAACCGGATTTTTATGATGTCTGAGAACTTAGATGACCAAATTTAGGCATGGACAATTTGTAACTGAATTCAAAATTTAACTAAACCTGAACTGAAAACCGACATTTGTGTTTGATCTGATCTGAAAACATAtcagaatatatatgtatgatagATTATtaactaaacaaaaatgattgaaAATAAATCTTAACGCACAAAAATGATTGAAAATAAATCTTATATTGCGttacaaaatgtaaaaaatctgaaataatattAACCAAATCATACTCAAACATATGAGTCTTTTTGATAATTTAACAGATTGAAATAGATCtttaaaacaacataaaaaatttTTTGGACCCATGGACCCATGGCAAATGCCCATGTTATCATATGGGTAAGAGCCGGCGCTGAATTATCAGTGTGTTCATTCTCAAATCGCTGCGAAACTGTCACGTGTCCATTATAATGTAAACGCATTTAttactatgttttttttaatataatatataagagattcatTGCTTAGTGCTAAAGTATTTTTTAGTCTTCAATTTAAATTACCATATTTACCTACTGAAGTATTGTGTAGCAAATAGCaatcataaatattatatatatatatatatatataatcgtatggtatatatttttttaatagcaaaatacataaattatacttaCCTAAATTCCCATTATTTTATATGTGTATATCAAGGTAATAAAATACTCTTTTAATTCTAATATTAAAAGACCGAAAATATTTGATTGATTTGGTTAGGTTCAATTGAATTTAAAATGAATCTTAAGTCCTAACCAACATCAATAATAGACAATCCgtatattaattagttttttccATTGATAtggtttttagatatttttcgaATGAAAACATGCATCgtgtatgatttttttaattctctTGTGATTTGTTCTTCATTTCTCTACTGTGTAGGACCGTAGGTTCAGATATTGAGAGAAACGTTTGACAGCTGAAGAACCTTACTCATTATATAAAGACGATTTGCTATGTATTATGCGGAAGACCCTTTGAATAGCAATCAATAGGGCCAATATCATttcttagtttttaatgtatgtgtTCAGTTTGGATCAAAACGTTACCTACGGAAATTTatattacatatttaatttattataatatcattattttaaCTCATGAGGTTTGTCGGATTTTTTTGTATGATGAAATGTTATATTGGGTAGTAAATTAATGATTTGGTTCGTATGTATTACGCTAGAGATAAATTATATTACACTAAGGTTTGGCTAAACTCTTTGTAATGATGTCATATCAGCAATTAAAAGGTTCAAGGGAGTGACACATAACCAAGATCACTTTGTAATTAGTACAAAattaaagttatatttttaaaagattttcaattaatatatagaagaTATTTATACTCGCTTGTACACTTCTCATTATTTAATAAGaagtagaatttaaattttgacACTCTTAATCCAAAATTTTCATGAGAAACTTGGCTCCAAAAAGCTATTATAATAGCAATAGTGAAAGTGATGTTCACTTAAGGCCATGATTAACGGGGATGCAAGGTGAGTTTTTAAGAGAAAAGGTGGTGTGGGCCCCACCAAAAAGGGGAGACCGTTGTCTTCTGTCGCGAAATAAGGGATGTCTTTTGCACTGTTTTGCGGGCTCCACTGATACGTGGCGGCTCGCGAttgattcatttttaattttttttaattctttttaaatcagcaaaaaaaaaaaaaaataggaaaccCAAGTTGGATATTTGCGTTGAGGGTGCTCTAAAAGAGGATGAGCATGAGCGTAAACAATCTGTTTGTACTATATATAGTCACGGTTTAGTTTTTCTACTGTATGGATGTCAGTTGGATTTATATAGTTCACATGtcatataatttattatctGGATTAACAATCTCTAAGACTGTAATTATTGGAAAATAAATAGGTCAACTCAAGAGTAATATGCATTAAAAACCATAATGAAAGGGATAAGTACAAGATTTTGTATATCTTTGTTCATTATTGTTTATAACTATAAGATAAGgatataatgattaaaaaagGGTTTACTGTTGTAAATAGAGTGTTTAGAGACTGAATTTTtatgtgttattattaatgatcaagaggttcttttatataaggattaaaatatgaagataaatggaaagtatccaaaacctaaactcattaggattaggaaaactactaatacataataatgaaaaaattacatctactaggaaaatgaaagggtttccttttttccaagctttgtggccggctctctctctcctaaagtcggctctctctctcctctctctaggcttcggccatctctccatcttctaggtattgggccggtttAGGTCCgggcctggttaatggcaatccattccatgatttataacactcccctttggatgctataaccataCATGATTCatagtacgcttcatgttgcctcattaaaaccttatcagaaaaacccagtgggacaaaaccatgatgaaggaaatagagtacaacacgcactactccccctgatgtgaacctcactgTAGGTTTCCACATTGTACGCATCTGGTGCGTGATCTTTCCTGTATATGTAGGAAGGGAGTAATCGGCCAAGTTCATTACTAAGCCGTATCTAGATCACCTCgacctcttaggtcgtttctcatgtctcttgacatcgagtgtcccggtaaagcatgtgtgctaaataatgtgaaccatattgttctcgaggatcactattgggtctttgcaaatcgtgtttgcatgtgtccatagtctagacgtgatcgtctactgTTAACTCTTTACCTTGATCGGACAAAATAAGTACTTATGGACAATGTACTAGACATGGTTATCATGAACCTATGTCTCGATCTGGCCGATCCATGTctgggtcatagacctcgtctatacatgtccactacttttctcatgagtgttcaagatcaatgatcattgatgtgagtttataatctcttattatgGCTCTGCGGCCGGACACTCTCATGGATGTGGACATCGATTTCTTTGCCTTAGGTAATGCCGTATTCATTTTGCATTCCTATCTTAATGATGGCGTCTCATGACCTTAGTTgctgtggatcatatcacacgctaagtatatattattaggtcatgAATCTCGGCTTTCACAagcttatggactacaatacaTTTGTATCCGGTTGATCCTTTGTCTCTACTAGCCCGTGATCAATAAGAAGGGCTAGACGCCTTTTAGTCTTAAAAGCCGGACGCGTCTAGTAGAAGAGCCAGACGTTCTTTGCTGAAGAGACAGACGCCCTTAGACGGACAGAGTCGGACATCTTTAGTTTTGAAGGGCCGGGGCCGGATGCCTTTTGTtcggacacccacatagatttattctatgcctactaacctcttttaggtttagtataatcacaaggaatttcaaaatatatggactgtattggattgtcttttatacaactccaagatcaatgatcatgcgtgatccatttcttttacatactatatgcagctgctttatgtttcagtccatgaatcagcttaggaacgaagctgttctttcatcttatccagtgatccatatgctgcttactacatcattgtatctaatttctttcttatgaccagaccattgtcaatttcgaaaatctgtagcagcaaccaccacataggagtttatctccttataatccgttcctttgatctctgtgagtaccttgtgtaacaagctataatcTGAAACTGTTAAGTAGGAAGGCATGAACACTCttagacctcgtgatcatgtgccttctctcacggtttctttatctcacatgATCCaactatttcactggtttatcagatggcgtttctgtatatgtatatggccaatacgcccatctctcttttagatactttgaacctccacgttttatcttttctaatctctatgatcttttatgattgtatgagtactctttcgtgggttcatgatcctcgttcatctctttatgttcaagtgctataactttatatatctttattcaaatgtgtgtgtgtgtgtcgacactttcatgttgttccattatgttccagacatgatctatagatttgagatcttattatccaggacctttattacctagtagcttggcgtcccaagactacacggtttggtaccttagatgtgtagctgcgcagccttttctcaatgtctggtatggtttctttTATAATCTCGGatttgtattctatgcaccattcttttctatccgagattcctttatcttatggaacacttggtctatcttgtatagactctatagcaacttgattatgtctcttctaggacattcatttggtgctaagctggttagtcatttctcgggtcagtgtctggcatttcgattagcttctcaattagctagctttacataatctttctttggacgtcttaaattataatctctagtccgaggatctttgccaagacaatgatggttaaaaccattcgtacttttaacattctttgtccagcttataatctttctcctttaatattcggattcatttgtttcatgcaatccgtacctggccactatttgatcacccatgttttggctcacggtcctttgaattcgtggagaagattgtattcttatatattcccaatcctcttctgaggttccatcttagacgacacatatatgtatgtggtggtttattcaaaatctcttaagattgtgtatgtctggttttatgacccgtatataatatgagatgggaatatctatgctcacttatatggcctgatgcatatgatcatattatcattctatacatgtaaaacataatgtctccaagcttatagactttagaatcttagtcttatagataatggcttacatggccgaaccttttataggtaatggcttCTTCGGCCGGTTATGGCCTTTGTGGCCGAGCCATgtctctcatggtctcttcggccGAGTAATGAcctctttggtttggccgtttgtatcatggcctctatGGCCAGGGAATGgtcctttatggccgagtaatgaccgagccatataacatggtgTCTTAGACCATAGAGGAatacgaacttgtagtattgatcatgggtttatcctctctccccctcatgaccatactataagatCGTGGTGCTTGagacaattaagcctaatgagtttccctttgtgtacatgtttcacaacgtgagatcttttacgggataactctgtgccttttcaatctttgaatcaagtttagactttaggatggctaatcctatcatgccatatagtgtaaaatttcgtggtgttatctcaatatggttaccacatctcttgcctctttatcatactgatctgtagcatagttttgatcagtagagatcataggtatagtctcaatcactttctttcaaggtcttaggcgtttttcttcttaaaatttaaaggaacttgtttcattccttacccattgtttctacttggaaaccatacattataacttcaatgggtcacatgttcttttgggtgtgtataatgccttttaaggcaatgccttagccatagtttccttactatgcttactatacccattcatgatttcttacttggttttataccctttaggcaactctttatcaaataaattattcatatgttcaagtaagatcaggcaagataatgaattcaaaatcaattctattgtatatacaaaatcgTGAATGACAATTAGgttaaagcaaatcacaaatcaaggactttaaaataaaatcatgtcGAGATCCTTTTAGTTAGATAGATAAGCCGGTCTGTCCATCTATTGCATTGGACACAGCTGCCTTGGATTCATCTTGATCCATTTTCTCAGGATATTTCATCTCACTGCTTTTCTTTAGTACCTTGTCATTCTCAATCACCGTTAGGCAAGAGATCAGGTCATTGTAAGTGGTAGAACCTCTTTCTATGTAAATATGTTTTGACAACAAATCttctggatggaatgtggagtatgtCTTTAATAGACAATCATTATCTGTTATCTCTTCTCCACATAATCTCAGTTGGTACACGACCCTGAACAAGGCAAAGTGAAACTCGGCCACTGTCTCAAAGTCTTGGTATCTGAGACTCATCCATTCATGTTTGACCTT
The window above is part of the Brassica napus cultivar Da-Ae chromosome C3, Da-Ae, whole genome shotgun sequence genome. Proteins encoded here:
- the LOC106428607 gene encoding DCC family protein At1g52590, chloroplastic, which gives rise to MAILAPASFGRLTVPSRAQGRVRVSASANPRTSVDWVKETSSFFEQDKRPIMLFDGVCNLCNGGVKFVRDHDRNRSIRFEALQSEAGKKLLVRSGRAPDDISSVVLVEKDRSYVKSEAVLKIMKYIDLPFPQLAFFLQFSPLFVRDFLYENVANNRYALFGRSDSCEI
- the LOC106428608 gene encoding signal peptidase complex catalytic subunit SEC11C-like isoform X3, with amino-acid sequence MGLVGETVDSIKSIQIRQLLTQAIRLGMIVTSALIIWKALICVTGSDSPVVVVLSESMEPGFQRGDILFLHMSKDPIRAGEIVVFNIDGRDIPIVHRVIMVHERENTGEVDVLTKGDNNPEDDRLLYAKGQLWLNRHHIMGRAVGFLSYVGWVTIIMTEKPIIKDRRFRY
- the LOC106428608 gene encoding signal peptidase complex catalytic subunit SEC11C-like isoform X1; its protein translation is MGLVGETVDSIKSIQIRQLLTQAIRLGMIVTSALIIWKALICVTGSDSPVVVVLSESMEPGFQRGDILFLHMSKDPIRAGEIVVFNIDGRDIPIVHRVIMVHERENTGEVDVLTKGDNNPEDDRLLYAKGQLWLNRHHIMGRAVGFLSYVGWVTIIMTEKPIIKYILIGTLGLLVISSKD
- the LOC106428608 gene encoding signal peptidase complex catalytic subunit SEC11C-like isoform X2, producing the protein MGLVGETVDSIKSIQIRQLLTQAIRLGMIVTSALIIWKALICVTGSDSPVVVVLSESMEPGFQRGDILFLHMSKDPIRAGEIVVFNIDVITLQVHERENTGEVDVLTKGDNNPEDDRLLYAKGQLWLNRHHIMGRAVGFLSYVGWVTIIMTEKPIIKYILIGTLGLLVISSKD